In Pengzhenrongella sicca, a single genomic region encodes these proteins:
- a CDS encoding methionine ABC transporter permease, translating to MNNGQNLWPLLVTAIGETLQMVLTTLLIGGIAGLALGALLYTTRPGNLLANRAVYTALNLLVNIIRPIPFIIFITAVLPLTVQVTGTSFGTKAVIFPMTIMATVATSRIVEQNLVALDPGLIEAARAMGAGPLRIVWTVIVREALAPLILGYTFLFVAITDMSAMAGAVAGGGLGDFAIQYGYQRYNYAVMGITVAVIVIIVQFAQLLGNKLASRVLRH from the coding sequence ATGAACAACGGACAGAACCTCTGGCCGCTGCTCGTCACGGCCATCGGCGAGACGCTGCAGATGGTGCTGACGACCCTGCTCATCGGTGGCATCGCCGGGCTCGCGCTCGGCGCGCTGCTGTACACGACGCGGCCGGGCAACCTGCTGGCCAACCGGGCCGTCTACACGGCGCTCAACCTGCTCGTGAACATCATCCGGCCGATCCCTTTCATCATCTTCATCACCGCGGTGCTGCCGCTCACCGTGCAGGTCACGGGCACCAGCTTTGGCACCAAGGCCGTGATCTTCCCGATGACGATCATGGCGACGGTCGCGACGTCGCGCATCGTCGAGCAGAACCTCGTCGCGCTCGACCCCGGCCTGATCGAGGCCGCGCGCGCGATGGGCGCCGGCCCGCTGCGGATCGTGTGGACCGTGATCGTGCGCGAGGCCCTCGCGCCGCTGATCCTCGGGTACACCTTCCTGTTCGTCGCAATCACAGACATGTCGGCGATGGCAGGTGCCGTCGCGGGCGGCGGGCTCGGTGACTTCGCGATCCAGTACGGCTACCAGCGGTACAACTACGCGGTCATGGGCATCACGGTCGCGGTGATCGTCATCATCGTCCAGTTCGCGCAGCTGCTGGGCAACAAGCTGGCCAGCCGAGTCCTGCGCCACTGA
- a CDS encoding MerR family transcriptional regulator — MGMPSTGGRLLSIGEFSRLSRISVRMLRHYDEHGVLPPTRTDPGSGYRFYSADLLRTSARICALRDVGLGVAELAACVPLLDEPALLRAVLQEQRARLEVDAAAVASRIRKVVHLIDSLEAPAMSIDTNQPTEIIQRDLPARIVAAVRDTIGDYSAEGLLWQRLMSGLPATGARVAERPLVAAVFHDESFVESDADVEVQIDVTGPFESAAGVRCVEVPALRVAQATLHGSYDGIGSAVEALGRWIGEHDYAIAGPMLNVYVVGPPQEPDPASWLTEVCVPIHKA; from the coding sequence ATGGGCATGCCTTCCACCGGCGGACGACTGCTGTCGATCGGCGAGTTCTCGCGGCTGTCCCGGATCAGCGTCCGGATGCTGCGGCACTACGACGAGCACGGCGTCCTGCCCCCGACCCGGACCGACCCCGGCTCGGGGTATCGGTTCTACTCGGCGGACCTCCTGCGCACCTCGGCCCGGATCTGTGCGCTCCGGGACGTCGGGCTCGGGGTCGCCGAGCTCGCGGCGTGCGTGCCGCTGCTCGACGAGCCCGCGCTGCTGCGCGCGGTGCTCCAGGAGCAGCGGGCCAGGCTCGAGGTCGACGCCGCCGCCGTCGCGAGCCGGATCCGGAAGGTTGTCCACCTGATCGACAGCCTGGAGGCACCTGCCATGTCCATCGACACCAACCAGCCCACCGAGATCATCCAGCGCGACCTGCCGGCCCGCATCGTCGCCGCCGTCCGCGACACGATCGGCGACTACTCCGCCGAGGGGCTGCTCTGGCAGCGGCTCATGAGCGGCCTGCCCGCGACGGGCGCGCGCGTCGCGGAGCGGCCGCTCGTCGCCGCGGTCTTCCACGACGAGAGCTTCGTCGAGTCCGACGCCGACGTCGAGGTCCAGATCGACGTCACCGGCCCGTTCGAGAGCGCCGCCGGTGTCCGGTGCGTCGAGGTTCCCGCGCTGCGCGTGGCGCAGGCCACGCTGCACGGCAGCTACGACGGCATCGGGTCCGCCGTCGAGGCGCTCGGCCGCTGGATCGGGGAGCACGACTACGCGATCGCCGGCCCGATGCTGAACGTCTACGTCGTCGGCCCGCCGCAGGAGCCGGATCCGGCGAGCTGGCTCACGGAGGTCTGCGTCCCGATCCACAAGGCCTGA